A region from the Streptomyces lydicus genome encodes:
- a CDS encoding MFS transporter — translation MTDTTSPTPERRGETPTGIRAAARLDRLPPSRWHRRITLVVGIGAFFDLYEIFLGGVLAAALAEQWHLGPTAKSWVIATGFLGMFVGANVLSVLADRFGRRRMFLINLAAYSFFSLLCACAPDLSWFLALRFLAGLGLGAELVLVDTYLAEFLPRAVRGRYIAHAYTFGFLGVPVAALLGARLVAAHQPLGVEGWRWLLIAGALGAGFLQVMRRQLPESPRWLVVQGRGEEAERIVAGLEERVARERGGSLPSVPEAETVPERKVPLAEMFRGDQRRRTVMWWIFQVLQTVGYYGFGSLAPVVLTAKGHTVTESLLYAALSFCGYPVGSALSVPLIDRIERRTLIIASALGIAGCGLAFGFATASWAIVTFGFLLTVCSNVFSNAFHVYQTEIFPTGLRSSAIGIAYSLSRLTSVVLPFVALSVLNDLGPAAVFTGSAGLMLLLCADVALLGPRSTGRSLERI, via the coding sequence ATGACGGACACCACCTCTCCCACGCCTGAACGGCGCGGGGAGACCCCTACCGGCATCCGGGCCGCCGCACGGCTGGACCGGCTGCCGCCGTCCCGGTGGCACCGCCGGATCACCCTCGTCGTCGGCATCGGGGCTTTCTTCGACCTCTACGAGATCTTCCTCGGCGGGGTGCTGGCCGCGGCCCTCGCCGAACAGTGGCACCTCGGGCCCACCGCGAAATCCTGGGTGATCGCCACCGGCTTCCTCGGGATGTTCGTCGGGGCGAATGTGCTCTCGGTGCTCGCCGACCGCTTCGGGCGGCGCCGGATGTTCCTGATCAACCTGGCGGCGTACTCGTTCTTCTCGCTGCTGTGCGCCTGTGCCCCTGATCTGTCCTGGTTCCTCGCGCTGCGCTTCCTGGCCGGTCTGGGGCTGGGCGCCGAACTCGTGCTGGTCGACACCTATCTCGCGGAGTTCCTGCCCCGCGCGGTACGCGGCCGCTATATCGCCCATGCGTACACCTTCGGGTTCCTCGGCGTTCCGGTCGCCGCGCTGCTCGGTGCCCGGCTGGTGGCCGCCCATCAGCCGCTGGGCGTCGAGGGGTGGCGCTGGCTGCTGATCGCCGGCGCGCTGGGCGCCGGTTTCCTCCAGGTGATGCGCCGCCAACTCCCGGAATCCCCGCGGTGGTTGGTGGTGCAGGGGCGTGGTGAGGAAGCCGAACGGATCGTGGCCGGGCTGGAGGAGCGAGTGGCCCGGGAGCGCGGCGGCAGCCTGCCCTCGGTGCCGGAGGCGGAGACCGTACCGGAGCGGAAGGTGCCGCTGGCCGAGATGTTCCGGGGCGATCAGCGGCGGCGCACCGTCATGTGGTGGATCTTCCAGGTGCTGCAGACCGTCGGCTACTACGGCTTCGGGTCGCTGGCACCGGTGGTGCTCACCGCGAAGGGCCACACCGTCACCGAGTCGCTGCTGTACGCGGCGCTGAGCTTCTGCGGCTACCCGGTCGGGTCCGCGCTGTCCGTCCCGCTCATCGACCGGATCGAACGCCGGACGCTGATCATCGCCTCGGCACTGGGTATCGCCGGCTGCGGTCTGGCCTTCGGTTTCGCCACCGCCTCCTGGGCCATCGTCACCTTCGGCTTCCTCCTGACGGTGTGCAGCAATGTCTTCTCCAACGCCTTCCACGTCTACCAGACCGAGATCTTCCCGACCGGCCTGCGCAGCAGCGCGATCGGCATCGCCTACTCGCTGTCCCGGCTCACGTCGGTCGTGCTGCCGTTCGTGGCACTGAGCGTTCTCAACGACCTGGGCCCCGCCGCGGTGTTCACCGGCTCGGCCGGGCTGATGCTGCTGCTGTGCGCGGACGTGGCGCTGCTGGGGCCGCGGAGCACGGGGCGGAGCCTTGAGAGGATTTGA
- a CDS encoding GntR family transcriptional regulator: MTTFAPDSLALNRKLPLWYQVSQSLRASILGRSPEAPLRLPTEDALAAHYGVSVLTMRQALKELEAEGLISRHRRRGTFIEPSAQRGAPVRLLGSVDTIVAQQSGMSTELLEHGPTPVPSELSEYFPDMTEVAGFRRLRSDEETGEPTNHAHNYVRPEIAELIDPADLLRWPMTKVLRDEVGVRISRITDSVEARLADPETARLLQVPLLSPILHYTGVTYGEGGDVVDVARIHYRGDRFSFTVTLDA, encoded by the coding sequence GTGACCACCTTCGCTCCCGACTCGCTCGCCCTGAACCGCAAGCTGCCGCTGTGGTACCAGGTCTCGCAGTCGTTGCGCGCCTCCATACTCGGCCGCTCGCCCGAGGCGCCGCTGCGGCTGCCCACCGAGGACGCGCTCGCCGCGCACTACGGCGTGAGCGTGCTGACCATGCGCCAGGCCCTCAAGGAGCTGGAGGCGGAGGGCCTGATCAGCCGGCACCGGCGCCGTGGCACCTTCATCGAGCCGAGCGCCCAGCGCGGTGCGCCGGTGCGGCTGCTGGGCTCGGTGGACACGATCGTTGCCCAGCAGTCCGGGATGAGCACCGAACTGCTGGAGCACGGCCCCACCCCGGTACCGTCCGAACTGTCCGAGTATTTCCCGGACATGACAGAGGTGGCCGGGTTCCGCCGACTGCGCAGCGACGAGGAAACCGGCGAGCCGACCAATCACGCCCACAACTACGTACGCCCCGAGATCGCCGAGCTGATCGATCCGGCGGATCTGCTGCGCTGGCCGATGACGAAGGTACTGCGGGACGAGGTGGGCGTCCGGATCAGCCGGATCACCGACAGCGTCGAGGCCCGCCTGGCCGACCCGGAGACCGCCCGCCTGCTACAGGTTCCACTGCTCAGCCCGATCCTGCACTACACGGGGGTCACCTACGGTGAGGGGGGCGACGTGGTCGATGTCGCCCGGATTCATTACCGGGGCGACAGGTTCTCCTTCACGGTGACGCTGGACGCGTAG
- the hmgA gene encoding homogentisate 1,2-dioxygenase, whose translation MAGTGNEQARKTAEGLAYSTGFGNEHSSEAAPGALPVGRNSPQRAPLGLYAEQLSGSAFTEPRSHNHRSWLYRIRPSAAHPPFVRAAQGALRSAPFTDCTPDPNRLRWNPLPAPAGPADFLDGLWTLGGNGDATQRTGMAVHLYCANTSMERRVFGNADGELLIVPERGGLLLRTELGLLHAEPGEVALIPRGIRFRVELLDTAPDGGQSPAARGYVCENYGRPFQLPDLGPIGANGLANARDFRAPVAAYEDVEGPVEVVNKFCGRLWTATYDHSPLDVVAWHGNHVPYVYDLRRFNVIGSISYDHPDPSIFTVLTAPSDTPGLAGVDFVAFAPRWLVGEDTFRPPYFHRNVMTEYMGLIEGAYDAKTAGEGGFVPGGGSLHNMMSAHGPDRETFDRASAAELRPQKIDDGLAFMFETRWPLTLTEQARDAGHLQHGYDDVWQGLQRHFRP comes from the coding sequence ATGGCAGGCACGGGCAACGAGCAGGCGAGGAAGACGGCCGAAGGGCTGGCGTACAGCACCGGGTTCGGCAACGAGCACAGCTCGGAGGCCGCCCCGGGCGCGCTGCCGGTGGGCCGCAACTCCCCCCAGCGCGCACCGCTCGGCCTGTATGCGGAACAGCTCAGCGGCTCCGCGTTCACCGAACCGCGCAGCCACAACCACCGCTCCTGGCTCTACCGTATCCGCCCCTCCGCCGCGCATCCGCCGTTCGTCCGCGCCGCGCAGGGCGCCCTGCGCTCGGCGCCGTTCACCGACTGCACCCCCGACCCCAACCGGCTGCGCTGGAACCCGCTGCCCGCGCCCGCCGGCCCGGCCGACTTCCTGGACGGGCTGTGGACGCTGGGCGGCAACGGCGACGCCACCCAGCGCACGGGCATGGCCGTCCACCTCTATTGCGCCAACACCTCCATGGAGCGGCGGGTGTTCGGCAACGCGGACGGCGAGCTGCTGATCGTGCCGGAACGCGGCGGACTGCTGCTGCGCACCGAACTCGGCCTGCTGCACGCCGAACCGGGCGAGGTGGCGTTGATCCCGCGCGGCATCCGCTTCCGCGTCGAGCTGCTGGACACCGCGCCCGACGGCGGGCAGAGCCCGGCCGCCCGCGGCTACGTCTGCGAGAACTACGGCCGCCCCTTCCAGCTCCCCGACCTGGGCCCGATCGGCGCCAACGGTCTGGCCAACGCCCGGGACTTCCGCGCACCGGTCGCCGCCTACGAGGACGTCGAGGGCCCCGTCGAGGTCGTGAACAAGTTCTGCGGCCGGCTCTGGACTGCCACCTACGACCATTCGCCGCTGGACGTCGTCGCCTGGCACGGCAACCATGTCCCCTACGTCTACGACCTGCGCCGCTTCAATGTCATCGGCTCGATCAGCTACGACCACCCCGACCCGTCGATCTTCACCGTGCTCACCGCCCCCTCCGACACCCCGGGGCTGGCGGGCGTGGACTTCGTGGCGTTCGCGCCGCGCTGGCTGGTCGGCGAGGACACCTTCCGGCCGCCGTACTTCCACCGCAATGTGATGACCGAGTACATGGGACTGATCGAGGGCGCCTACGACGCCAAGACGGCCGGAGAAGGGGGCTTCGTTCCAGGCGGCGGCTCGCTGCACAACATGATGTCCGCGCACGGGCCCGACCGGGAGACCTTCGACCGGGCGAGCGCCGCCGAGCTGCGCCCGCAGAAGATCGACGACGGGCTGGCCTTCATGTTCGAGACCCGCTGGCCGCTGACGCTGACCGAACAGGCCAGGGACGCCGGCCATCTGCAGCATGGCTACGACGACGTATGGCAGGGTCTGCAACGTCATTTCCGCCCGTGA
- a CDS encoding TetR/AcrR family transcriptional regulator, which produces MQQPPPRPGPPPPRPGSPSTSLRRAPVQQRSAQRLARILDACAEVLEETGYDELSTRTVAGRAGVPIGSVYRFFPNKRAMAEALARRNLDAYADRITARLTAQAGRPLQWRHAMDVVVDEYLAMKRTVPGFALVEFTVPAPQASRQANYEVADRLRALLAGPLGLDTADERLRTAFLVGVETADALLQLAFRTDPAGDPAIVTEAKELLRAYLARYLDGAGAGAGAGSGEG; this is translated from the coding sequence GTGCAGCAGCCGCCCCCTCGCCCCGGTCCTCCGCCCCCTCGCCCCGGCTCCCCGTCCACGTCCCTGCGCCGTGCACCCGTCCAGCAGCGCAGCGCCCAGCGCCTGGCCAGAATCCTCGACGCGTGTGCCGAGGTCTTGGAGGAGACCGGATACGACGAGCTGAGCACCCGGACCGTGGCCGGCCGCGCCGGTGTCCCGATCGGCTCCGTCTACCGCTTCTTCCCCAACAAGCGCGCCATGGCCGAGGCCCTTGCCCGGCGCAATCTCGACGCCTACGCGGACCGCATCACCGCCCGGCTGACCGCGCAGGCCGGCCGGCCGCTCCAGTGGCGCCATGCGATGGACGTGGTGGTCGACGAATACCTCGCCATGAAGCGGACCGTGCCGGGCTTCGCCCTGGTGGAGTTCACCGTCCCCGCTCCGCAGGCCTCCCGGCAGGCCAATTACGAGGTAGCCGACCGGCTGCGTGCCCTCTTGGCCGGTCCGCTCGGCCTGGACACCGCCGACGAGCGGCTGCGCACCGCCTTCCTGGTCGGTGTCGAGACGGCCGACGCGCTGCTCCAGCTCGCCTTCCGTACGGACCCGGCCGGCGATCCCGCCATCGTCACGGAGGCCAAGGAACTGCTCCGGGCCTATCTGGCGCGTTATCTGGACGGGGCGGGGGCGGGGGCGGGTGCGGGCTCGGGGGAGGGGTGA
- a CDS encoding CitMHS family transporter, translating into MLTILGFVMIAAFLALIMMKKMSPMAALVLIPALFCVLVGQGAHLGDYVLKGIGDLAPTAAMLMFAIIYFGVMIDVGLFDPVVRGILKFCKADPVRVVLGTALLAAIVSLDGDGSTTFMITVSALYPLYKRLKMSLVVMTGVAATANGVMNTLPWGGPTARAATALKLDAGDIFVPMIPALAVGLVAVFALAYVLGRRERKRLGMLTLGDTRLVTEAAEEKETTKETEQVLVGAGAGGAGLVGGGAQRGTGGAGAGSGGQADADAESDSGSGTDIGTEGDDDGLQVLDPQRATLRPKLYWFNAALTVALLTLLIVQALPIPVLFLLGAALALTVNFPHMKDQKARVAAHAENVLNVSGMVFAAAVFTGVLTGTGMVEHMARWLVSGIPDALGPHMGIVTGVLSIPLTYFMSNDGFYFGIVPILAEAGAAHGVAPIEIARASLVGQALHMSSPLVPAVYVLVGMAKVEFGDHTKFTVKWAALTSLVVLGAGVLFGIL; encoded by the coding sequence ATGCTGACAATCCTCGGATTCGTCATGATCGCCGCCTTCCTGGCGCTGATCATGATGAAGAAGATGTCACCGATGGCCGCGCTGGTGCTCATACCCGCGCTGTTCTGCGTCCTGGTCGGCCAGGGCGCGCACCTGGGCGACTACGTCCTCAAGGGCATCGGCGACCTGGCCCCCACGGCCGCGATGCTGATGTTCGCCATCATCTACTTCGGGGTGATGATCGATGTCGGACTCTTCGACCCGGTCGTCCGCGGCATCCTGAAGTTCTGCAAGGCCGACCCGGTGCGGGTGGTGCTCGGCACGGCCCTGCTCGCCGCGATCGTCTCGCTCGACGGCGACGGCTCCACCACCTTCATGATCACCGTCTCGGCGCTCTACCCGCTCTACAAGCGGCTGAAGATGAGCCTCGTGGTCATGACCGGTGTCGCCGCCACCGCCAACGGCGTGATGAACACACTCCCCTGGGGCGGACCGACCGCCCGCGCCGCCACCGCCCTCAAGCTCGACGCCGGCGACATCTTCGTCCCGATGATCCCGGCCCTGGCCGTCGGCCTGGTCGCCGTGTTCGCCCTCGCGTACGTCCTCGGCCGGCGTGAGCGCAAGCGGCTCGGCATGCTGACCCTCGGCGACACCCGGCTGGTGACCGAGGCCGCGGAGGAGAAGGAGACGACGAAGGAGACCGAGCAGGTGCTGGTCGGCGCGGGTGCCGGTGGTGCGGGACTCGTCGGCGGCGGTGCGCAGCGAGGCACCGGTGGCGCGGGCGCGGGCTCCGGCGGCCAGGCCGACGCCGATGCCGAGAGCGACAGCGGCAGTGGCACCGACATCGGCACCGAAGGCGACGACGACGGCCTCCAGGTCCTGGACCCGCAGCGGGCCACCCTGCGCCCCAAGCTCTACTGGTTCAACGCCGCGCTCACCGTCGCGCTGCTCACCCTGCTGATCGTGCAGGCCCTGCCGATCCCGGTCCTCTTCCTCCTCGGCGCGGCCCTCGCCCTGACCGTCAACTTCCCGCACATGAAGGACCAGAAGGCCCGGGTCGCCGCGCACGCCGAGAACGTGCTCAACGTCTCCGGAATGGTCTTCGCCGCCGCGGTCTTCACCGGCGTGCTCACCGGCACCGGCATGGTCGAGCACATGGCCCGCTGGCTGGTCAGCGGCATCCCCGACGCACTCGGCCCGCACATGGGCATCGTCACCGGCGTCCTCAGCATCCCGCTGACCTACTTCATGTCCAACGACGGTTTCTACTTCGGTATCGTGCCGATCCTCGCCGAGGCCGGCGCCGCCCACGGCGTGGCCCCCATCGAGATCGCCCGTGCCTCCCTCGTCGGCCAGGCCCTGCACATGTCCAGTCCGCTGGTCCCCGCCGTCTACGTCCTCGTCGGCATGGCCAAGGTCGAGTTCGGCGACCACACCAAGTTCACCGTCAAGTGGGCCGCGCTGACCTCCCTGGTGGTCCTGGGCGCCGGTGTGCTCTTCGGCATCCTCTAG
- a CDS encoding aldehyde dehydrogenase family protein — MTQHDAMYIDGSWRPAAGSGTIEVVNPADGQVIATVPAGSAQDVDAAVRAARAALPGWAATPPAERAAHLAALRDQLAARTAEIAETVTAELGSPLDFSTAVHAGVPLAVCGSYAELAGMYSFEEKIGNSTVLHEPVGVVGAITPWNYPLHQIVAKVAPALAAGCTVVLKPAEDTPLVAQLFAECVDAARIPAGVFNLVTGLGPVAGQELAGHEGVDLVSFTGSTAVGKRIGALAGAAVKRVALELGGKSANVILPSADLPRAVAVGVANVMANSGQTCSAWTRMLVHQDQYAEAVELATAAAAKYVPGERVGPLVSAKQRDRVRGYIEQGIAEGARVVAGGPQAPAGTGFYVTPTVFADVTPEMTIAQEEIFGPVLSILKYEDEDDAARIANGTIYGLAGAVWAGDDAEAVAFARRLDTGQVDINGGRFNPLAPFGGYKQSGIGRELGPHGLTEYLQTKSLQF, encoded by the coding sequence GTGACGCAGCACGACGCGATGTACATCGACGGAAGCTGGCGGCCCGCCGCGGGCAGCGGCACGATCGAGGTCGTCAACCCGGCCGACGGGCAGGTCATCGCCACCGTCCCGGCCGGCTCGGCGCAGGACGTGGACGCCGCGGTCCGTGCCGCCCGCGCGGCGCTGCCGGGCTGGGCCGCCACCCCGCCCGCCGAGCGTGCGGCCCACCTGGCCGCGCTGCGCGACCAACTCGCCGCGCGCACCGCGGAGATCGCCGAGACCGTCACCGCCGAACTCGGCTCGCCGCTCGACTTCAGCACGGCGGTGCACGCCGGGGTGCCGCTCGCGGTCTGCGGCTCGTACGCCGAACTGGCCGGCATGTACTCCTTCGAGGAGAAGATCGGCAACTCCACCGTGCTGCACGAACCGGTGGGTGTGGTGGGTGCGATCACGCCCTGGAACTATCCCCTGCACCAGATCGTCGCCAAGGTCGCCCCGGCGCTCGCGGCCGGCTGCACGGTGGTGCTCAAACCTGCCGAGGACACCCCGCTGGTCGCCCAGCTCTTCGCCGAGTGCGTCGACGCGGCCCGGATACCTGCCGGGGTCTTCAACCTCGTCACCGGACTCGGCCCGGTCGCCGGGCAGGAGCTTGCCGGGCACGAGGGGGTCGACCTGGTCTCCTTCACCGGCTCGACGGCCGTCGGCAAGCGGATCGGTGCCCTCGCGGGTGCCGCGGTCAAGCGGGTGGCACTGGAACTGGGCGGCAAGTCGGCCAATGTCATCCTGCCCAGCGCCGATCTGCCCAGGGCGGTCGCGGTCGGCGTCGCCAATGTCATGGCCAACTCCGGCCAGACCTGCAGCGCCTGGACCCGGATGCTGGTCCACCAGGACCAATACGCCGAGGCCGTCGAGCTGGCGACGGCGGCGGCCGCCAAGTACGTCCCGGGGGAGCGGGTCGGCCCGCTGGTCAGCGCCAAACAGCGGGACCGGGTGCGCGGCTACATCGAGCAGGGCATCGCCGAGGGCGCACGGGTCGTGGCGGGCGGACCGCAGGCGCCCGCCGGGACGGGCTTCTACGTCACACCGACCGTCTTCGCCGATGTCACCCCGGAGATGACCATCGCCCAGGAGGAGATCTTCGGCCCGGTCCTGTCGATCCTGAAGTACGAGGACGAGGACGACGCCGCCCGGATCGCCAATGGCACCATCTACGGGCTGGCCGGCGCGGTCTGGGCGGGCGACGACGCCGAGGCGGTCGCCTTCGCCCGCCGCCTGGACACCGGGCAGGTCGACATCAACGGCGGCCGGTTCAACCCCCTTGCCCCCTTTGGCGGTTACAAGCAGTCCGGCATCGGCCGCGAGCTGGGCCCGCACGGACTGACCGAATATCTGCAGACCAAGTCGCTGCAGTTCTGA
- a CDS encoding Zn-dependent alcohol dehydrogenase: protein MVRAAVLSAVNAPLRVTEINLPEPGPGQVRIRLAAAGVCHSDLSLSNGTLRQPVPAVLGHEGAGTVTAVGPEVTTVAPGDQVVLNWAPSCGDCHFCGLAEPWLCARSGHAADAPYATLAADGTDLYPGLGTAAFAEETVVPARAALPLPDGVPLADAALLGCAVLTGWGAVHHNARVRAGESVAVFGVGGVGLATLQAARIAGAGPIVAVDVSPEKEELARAAGATEFVVAGDDTAKRIRKLTSGVGADVAVECVGRADTIRTAWSSTRRGGRTTVVGIGGQDQQVTFSALELFYFGRTLSGCVYGNSDPARDLPVIAQHIRSGALDLSVLVTERITLDDIPSAFDAMQAGKGGRALVVF from the coding sequence GTGGTCCGCGCCGCCGTACTGTCCGCCGTCAACGCCCCATTGCGGGTCACCGAGATCAACCTGCCCGAGCCCGGCCCCGGCCAGGTGCGCATCCGGCTCGCCGCCGCCGGTGTCTGCCACTCCGACCTGTCCCTGTCCAACGGCACCCTGCGCCAGCCGGTCCCGGCCGTCCTCGGTCACGAGGGCGCGGGCACCGTCACCGCGGTGGGCCCTGAGGTGACCACGGTGGCCCCCGGCGACCAGGTCGTCCTCAACTGGGCGCCGTCCTGCGGTGACTGCCACTTCTGCGGGCTGGCCGAGCCGTGGCTGTGCGCCCGCTCCGGCCATGCCGCGGACGCTCCGTACGCCACCCTCGCCGCCGACGGCACCGACCTCTACCCCGGCCTCGGCACCGCCGCGTTCGCCGAGGAGACCGTGGTGCCCGCGCGGGCCGCGCTGCCGCTGCCCGACGGGGTGCCGCTCGCCGACGCGGCGCTGCTGGGCTGCGCGGTGCTCACCGGCTGGGGCGCCGTGCACCACAACGCCCGGGTACGGGCCGGGGAGTCGGTCGCGGTCTTCGGCGTCGGCGGGGTGGGCCTGGCCACGCTGCAGGCCGCGCGGATCGCCGGTGCGGGACCGATCGTTGCCGTGGACGTCTCCCCGGAGAAGGAGGAGCTGGCCCGCGCCGCGGGCGCCACCGAGTTCGTGGTGGCGGGCGACGACACCGCCAAGCGCATCCGCAAGCTCACCTCAGGCGTGGGCGCCGATGTCGCCGTGGAGTGTGTGGGCCGCGCCGACACCATCCGTACGGCCTGGTCGTCGACCCGCCGCGGCGGCCGCACGACGGTCGTCGGCATCGGCGGACAGGACCAGCAGGTGACCTTCTCCGCCCTGGAGCTCTTCTACTTCGGCCGGACCCTCTCCGGCTGCGTCTACGGCAACAGCGACCCCGCCCGCGATCTGCCCGTCATCGCACAGCACATCCGCTCCGGCGCCCTCGACCTGTCCGTCCTGGTCACCGAGCGCATCACCCTGGACGACATCCCTTCCGCCTTCGACGCCATGCAGGCGGGTAAGGGTGGGCGGGCGCTGGTGGTGTTCTAG
- a CDS encoding GbsR/MarR family transcriptional regulator: MPGGRLTYEDRRRIAAWLAEGLGYAEIGRRLGRPTSTISREVAHNGASAPYLADHAQQVSNDRARRRKPPRTAETTTDVQPAEVVRGFVDEFATLLAATGLPRMTSRVFVCLLTADADGLTAADLVHRLHVSPASVSKSIGYLETMALVLRRPDPGGRRERYVIDDDAWLRAWKADTGAHAKIATAAQRGIGIFGAESAAGDRLGAMGRFFAQLSQQMSGSALTESAVYDALTVLAALVHTGRPLTLGVLATALDWPRDRATAALDAIQRQPAIADPLVLRTVGPRTYALAARADRLSPAQRKALDR, from the coding sequence GTGCCAGGGGGCAGGCTGACCTACGAGGACCGCCGGCGGATCGCGGCGTGGCTGGCCGAAGGGCTCGGGTACGCCGAGATCGGCCGACGGCTCGGCCGACCGACGTCCACGATCAGTCGCGAGGTCGCACACAACGGGGCATCCGCCCCCTACTTGGCCGACCACGCGCAGCAGGTCTCCAACGACCGTGCCCGCCGGCGCAAGCCGCCCCGGACCGCAGAGACGACGACAGACGTCCAGCCGGCCGAGGTGGTGCGCGGCTTCGTGGACGAGTTCGCGACGCTGCTGGCCGCGACCGGCCTGCCTCGCATGACCTCCCGGGTGTTCGTGTGCCTGCTCACCGCTGACGCCGACGGCCTGACGGCGGCCGACCTGGTGCACCGGCTACACGTCAGCCCTGCCTCGGTATCCAAGTCCATCGGCTATCTGGAGACCATGGCACTGGTGCTGCGCCGGCCGGATCCCGGCGGGCGCCGCGAGCGGTACGTGATCGACGACGACGCCTGGCTCCGGGCGTGGAAAGCCGATACCGGCGCACACGCCAAGATCGCGACCGCCGCACAGCGGGGCATCGGGATCTTCGGCGCCGAGTCGGCCGCCGGCGACCGACTCGGCGCGATGGGTCGGTTCTTCGCCCAACTCAGCCAACAGATGAGCGGCAGCGCCCTCACCGAATCCGCCGTGTATGACGCGCTGACCGTGCTCGCCGCCCTCGTACACACCGGCCGCCCGCTGACGTTGGGCGTACTGGCCACCGCGCTCGACTGGCCCCGGGACCGCGCCACCGCGGCCCTGGACGCGATCCAACGGCAGCCGGCCATCGCCGATCCCCTCGTCCTGAGGACCGTCGGGCCCCGGACGTACGCGCTCGCCGCGAGAGCGGACCGCCTCAGCCCGGCGCAACGCAAAGCACTCGACCGGTAA
- a CDS encoding serine hydrolase domain-containing protein, translated as MTLDLPRIQARVAELLAEYAIPSAAIGVLRDGELTEFAVGVTNVETLEPATTDTVYQCGSMTKTWTALAFMQLVDEGRVDLDEPVRTYLPGFTVADPGTSARVTPRHLLQHTNGIEEAYGDPGEDEDVYARMVENIADAPQVFPLGHTHGYSAALGYAILARILEVHDGAHWDDVMRRRLFDPMGLTSTNSWHEQTDEARAATGHLIRSPEEGPIVTPVRHLPRAFGPGGNITSTSRDVLAMAHVLLNNGTAPSGRRIVSAESVREMLCSRVPVPDPHAFGPAWALGLIVGDWHGETVYATDGSTIGQNARLRILPDSNTAIAMLTNGGPRENFFHTVFNEILTGLGMVTIPDLHAPDSTLNLDLPRYEGVYERPGARYEVSAEDGKLYLTLVLDPMHAEFLQKPDRIRYELLPVSETHFLMPPADPLEDTQTVAIYDFTNGVAQYLHTNCRVNPRQR; from the coding sequence ATGACGCTCGACCTACCGCGGATCCAGGCCCGGGTCGCCGAACTCCTGGCGGAGTACGCGATCCCGAGCGCCGCGATCGGTGTGCTCCGCGATGGAGAGCTCACCGAATTCGCGGTCGGTGTCACAAACGTGGAAACGCTAGAACCCGCGACGACGGACACCGTCTACCAATGTGGCTCCATGACCAAGACCTGGACCGCACTGGCCTTCATGCAGCTCGTCGACGAAGGGAGAGTTGACCTCGACGAGCCGGTGCGGACGTATCTGCCCGGCTTCACGGTGGCCGATCCCGGGACGAGCGCAAGGGTCACCCCTCGTCACCTGCTGCAGCACACCAACGGTATCGAGGAAGCCTATGGCGACCCCGGCGAAGACGAGGACGTCTACGCCCGCATGGTCGAGAACATCGCCGACGCACCCCAGGTTTTCCCGTTGGGTCACACCCACGGCTATAGCGCGGCGCTGGGTTACGCGATTCTCGCGCGGATCCTGGAGGTGCACGACGGCGCACACTGGGACGACGTCATGCGGCGGCGCCTCTTCGACCCCATGGGTCTTACCAGCACGAACAGCTGGCACGAGCAGACGGACGAAGCCCGGGCCGCGACCGGGCACCTGATCCGTTCTCCGGAAGAGGGGCCCATCGTCACACCGGTGCGCCACTTGCCACGCGCATTCGGCCCCGGCGGAAACATCACCTCGACGTCCAGGGACGTGCTCGCCATGGCGCACGTCCTCCTCAACAACGGCACGGCGCCGAGTGGAAGGCGAATCGTCTCAGCCGAGAGTGTGCGAGAGATGCTGTGTTCGCGGGTACCCGTACCGGATCCGCATGCGTTCGGGCCGGCCTGGGCACTCGGCCTCATCGTAGGTGACTGGCACGGTGAAACCGTCTATGCGACCGACGGCAGCACGATCGGCCAGAATGCCCGGCTGCGGATCCTGCCGGACTCGAACACCGCCATTGCCATGCTGACCAACGGCGGACCGCGGGAGAACTTCTTTCACACGGTGTTCAACGAGATCCTGACCGGCCTCGGCATGGTTACCATTCCGGACCTGCATGCACCGGACTCCACGCTGAACCTCGACCTTCCCAGGTACGAGGGGGTTTATGAGCGCCCCGGCGCACGGTACGAGGTGTCAGCCGAAGACGGAAAGCTGTACCTGACCCTGGTCCTTGACCCGATGCACGCAGAGTTCCTCCAAAAGCCGGACCGCATCAGATATGAGCTGCTCCCGGTGAGCGAAACCCATTTCCTGATGCCACCGGCGGATCCTTTGGAAGACACCCAAACGGTCGCGATCTACGACTTCACGAACGGCGTCGCCCAGTACCTCCATACCAACTGCCGGGTGAACCCGCGGCAAAGGTGA